One window from the genome of Eucalyptus grandis isolate ANBG69807.140 chromosome 7, ASM1654582v1, whole genome shotgun sequence encodes:
- the LOC104453370 gene encoding uncharacterized protein LOC104453370, translating to MAATTLSSSSSLSSHLLHQLRWSQPPSPPIPSPLLCLFLNPQFAPASTAKLNALSLPPSPSKSAVRFRALLSNPPSFSSVPSGLASSRLLSSSASIAASTQTPSLHSEASIDAVPQGQILGEDDAHDGGEGIEILEEEEKEEVPEPANRQPRTAGKVPDLSVKEKKELASYAHSLGKKLKCQLVGKSGVTDNVAASFIETLEANELLKIKIHRTCPGELDEVVKQLELVTGSVVVGQIGRTIIIYRPSITKMKAEEKKKQARRVFVRKGAYPNPLLSKKGQPSRLVGRGRRSSSRV from the exons ATGGCGGCAACAACtctatcttcatcttcttctctgtCGAGTCATCTCCTCCACCAACTTCGCTGGTCGCAACCGCCGTCACCGCCGATTCCTTCTCCTCTCCTGTGTCTATTTCTTAATCCACAGTTTGCCCCAGCCTCCACAGCCAAGCTGAACGCACTTTCGCTACCTCCGTCGCCCTCGAAATCCGCTGTCCGATTCCGAGCCCTACTTTCCAACCCACCCTCCTTCTCTTCCGTTCCTTCTGGCCTCGCCTCCTCTCGTCTTCTCTCCTCGTCAGCGTCCATTGCGGCATCCACCCAAACACCTTCTCTGCATTCGGAGGCCTCGATCGATGCTGTTCCTCAGGGGCAGATCCTCGGCGAAGACGACGCCCACGACGGAGGCGAGGGCATCGAGAtcctagaagaagaagagaaagaagaagtgcCAGAACCGGCCAATCGACAGCCAAGGACGGCCGGGAAAGTGCCTGATCTGAGtgtgaaggagaagaaagagctTGCGTCGTACGCGCACAGCCTGGGGAAGAAGCTCAAGTGTCAGTTGGTGGGCAAGTCGGGGGTTACCGATAATGTGGCGGCGTCGTTTATCGAGACGCTTGAAGCCAACGAGCTTCTCAAG ATCAAAATACACAGGACTTGTCCTGGTGAGCTAGATGAAGTTGTGAAGCAGCTGGAGTTGGTCACCGGATCAGTTGTTGTTGGTCAGATTGGTCGGACCATAATCATATACAGGCCCAGCATTACCAAAATGAAggcggaggagaagaagaagcaggctCGCAGGGTGTTTGTTAGAAAAGGAGCTTACCCCAATCCGTTGCTCTCg AAGAAAGGCCAACCGTCAAGACTTGTGGGACGTGGTCGTCGCAGCAGCAGCCGGGTTTAA